Part of the Mytilus edulis chromosome 9, xbMytEdul2.2, whole genome shotgun sequence genome, cgtccgattcggactaagaccggggataaattcgttatctacgttcatatccgtagatatggatattttaacacccttcagtaccctgtacacccttcggctacgcctcatggtgtacttGGGTACtccagggtgttaaaatatccatatctacggatatgaacgtagataacttataatatcactggaatcagaatgttctctagtttataatgaaataaaaataatgtgtacttttaatatattaaaaatattccatccaatgaacataaaaaacttgaaacctggtcatgtgcacacccatgaagacatgatccatgcacattttacataatcaaaactgtatgaaatttgtaggtttttacctggcctttcaaaaaaatcttgtttcagggtacggtttcctgctccgaaaagagctacagtggctgcaaataagttttcaattttcactgccaaaaaaacaggttgtttacagtgttgtctcccctcaaaacatgtaaagttaatataattttaaaaattatttcaatcattcaacctgttttaattcaaagctaattaactaatttttacaatcaaatacaaaaaacatgatactttttcaccaattgagtaaattaacaggggtttccctccatggttatttttagtcggggaataacccctagttttttatacgaaactgtttatagcacccagTGCATTGTCTTGGGGACTGTTGTTTAGTTTCAGGATCGTAGTTATGAAACCAGTTTTCGTCGGTTGTAATTGTTTTGTCTAGAAATCGTATGACACCACGAGCAACTTTTAAATTGATTTGACAATTCCTTTCTTTTTGTTAAATGTTCTGCAGTAAGAAGTCGCTGTACCCATCTAGAAAATACTCATTCATATTTAAATCATTGGCTAAAATTGTGTGCGCTGTAGTCTTAGAAATGTCACATTTGTCTGCAACCTCACAAACTGTTAGTCGCAGGTCACTGTTGATAACGTTCAGAACTCATCTTTTATCGCATCCGATTTCATGAAAGATGGCCTACCTTCCAGCTCATCGTCTTCCAAATTGTCTCTTCTGTCCCAAAACCTTTTGTTCCACATGAAAACCAATGAACGCCAACTTTTCTATGTTTCTTAGACTGTTTTAATAATTTGTGTGATTCTTTTTGGCGTTTTTCCGATGTCTACACAAAACTTTATAACCGCCTGCTGCTCAATTTTTTCCGCAAATTTCTTTTCTTCCGTGATGCCGATGCTGGATTCAATGCTTCAAATCGAGATTTCTCCAGcattatgaaattttgacaattcAATAATAGCAGGTTTAACGTCAAGACTATTGTCGACGTCACAATGTAAGTCTCGTGTATTTTTTGGCGGATTTTGAaacttaaataacaaaaatataaaaacactaGCTAGCATGTTTTGTGATATTTTCGAAAAGCTCTGGGTGCCTATTCcttatatttatatgaattattaaGTGTTATTATTCTGCATTTGAATTTGGACGAATATAGATATAATCGAACTAGGATATAGTTCAGGATTACAAATATGCAAAAAGAATATACCTTAAATTCTATTTTTACGCAGACTTCAGCTTGTCTACGAACAACCGTCGTAAGTtgtatcaatttttttatatatctacatGATAACCCCTGCTTTTTCGGACCAGTAAACTTGCGACTATCATATCAAACAGAAAgggaattttcattttttcattgttCCTTGGTTCTATTATGAAatcaatatatacaaacaaagtatCTTAAAAACAGATTTTCGATAGTTGCTTAGGTATACATAATTTAGTtggattgttgtctttttggtAATTACACTACATGACATATCCTAAATGTCTTGTTCCTTAAATAAGGGCATAAATTAACATGATTTATATCCTATAACTTGAGAGAGGAGCACCCGCTCATAGACAAAACACTTTAAACATGAGACAAAGACTTAAATCGGCTGCCTAATTTAAAACATACAGTCTGTATACGCCGGTACCATAAGGTGTGTATATCCTGCTGTCATATTAGCAACTTTTTGTAGCGATTTATCATCATAATGCacttgaatattttaatatttgtaggTTTTTCCCATACaatttgtcaatatttaaaaacGTCCTGTTCGAAATTTTTGTTTTCGAAGATTAATCAAGATTTGTCAATActatatttaaagaagaaattgATTATATCCTGCATTTCCATGTCACCAAGGAACAACAAAATATACTGGTATTATTTCGACGCATGTTGCACTGTTGTATTTTAACAACGGGTAcccatagataaaaaaaaaacgaaaccgTATAACAGTTGTATTTGttgtataaaataatatttccttTTTCAAATCATGGATCTTCAAAGAGTAACATGTGTATTATTGATGTTGTTTATATTTCATTACACCAATGGATTTGTATATTCAACTCTGTGTAAAGTATCTACATTTAACGGATATGTGACATGTGATTGTTCTTCGCTTGGATTGGAAATAATCCCCTCAGATTGTCCATCGAATACATCATACATAAACTTGTCTGACAATTCTTTGACAGAATTAAAACCATGTGCATTTTGTCAATATCCAGATGTAAAGAAACTTAATTTAGACAATTGTCCAATATTTCGTATAACCAATACATCTTTCGCTCAACTGGAGAGTCTGAGAGTGCTGCTGTTTCGACATAATAGTCTTGTATCATTCAAATCGAATGTGTTTGAGTGTCTCTCAAACCTTCGTGTTTTAAAGATCAGTCATGAACTTTTAGCATCTTACCCAGTGGAATTCTGGTCAGATCTTTCAAAAATATCTCATCTATATACATATGACGGTCCAAAAGATGAAAGATTTGGAAAATTCCTATCCGCAATGAAAAGTCTTATATATTATAACCATGGAATAGGAGGTTGTGAACTTCAAAAAATACATAATAACACATTTGAATCTTTGGGAAACACATCTTTGAAAGCGCTGGAATTAGGTTGTTCTGCACGATATGTTGAACTCAATGCATTTGAACCAGTAAAATATCTATCAAACCTCAGTTTAGCAAATCAGCGGTACATGAAGATGTCGAATGTTTTCCCAGCTCTTCATGTATTTAAGGATAAAAGTATGGATACACTAGATTTGTCTCAAACATTCAGGTATTTTGGTGAATTCGTCTTCACTGCTAATGTATCTTCGTTTATCGGGGACATATGCGTTAAGTCGTTATCAATGAGAGGAAATAATTTAATAAGAATTGAAGGTGCTGCGATAgcaaatgtgaaaaataaaagcTGTTTGCAAGAAATTGATTTAAGTCTTAATCGTTTTAATTTCAATAGTGTTTATTCATTGCTATATACAATGACATTTGTAAACTTGAAAAGAGCTTATTTAGCCTATGCTAATTTATGCTCCCCTTTTCAAATCCTTGTCAGAAAatatatgtatcaaaatataacaaTACCACTGCCGCCTTCAATAGAGTTCATTAACGCGTCTAATATCAAAATGTTAGATGTACGAACCCCACAAATAGTTCAGTTTCTACATGCAGAACATCTAGAAGTTATTGATTTAGCCGATACAACATTTGATGACTGTAATTTTACGATTTATGGTCTGAACCATTTGAAAGTTTTGAACATGTCCGGACAGAATTGTTCGATTCTAAACTATGAACTTCTCGGTTCTTGTTCTCGTCTTGAATTTTTAGTTATGAAACATTCTAAACTTGGACTAGGATTGGAAAGTGACACAAGAGGGACTTTTATGTACAGTCTCCGGTCGTTAAAGTATTTAGACTTGTCAGCAAACGATATGTACAAGCCATTTATTCCACAAATGTTTGTTCATCAGTCTACGACGTTAACATCATTGCTTTTAAAtgataacagttttaaaaatataccTGTCAGTATAACTATGTTAAGAAAATTACGTACACTCAGtctaaaaaataacaagataaaTTGGCTTTCGCAATACGAAACGGATAATTTAGAAAAGCTTAATATAAGAATTTCACCTCACAATCTCAAACTGGCACTTAAAGGAAATCCTATCGTCTGCAATTGTGAATCTTTAAATTTCATTCAATGGATATATACAACAAAAGTGAATGTTGATTTGAAAGGCAACTATAGTTGCTTATACACAGATGGAAGTTTCCAAAccacttttgaaatttttgaaaatatgaacCAGTTAAGGAAACAATGTGTATCTACAGTATGGCTAGTTCTAAGTGTAACACTGTCTACTGTTTTAATCTTTACATTTATAATTAGCAGTCTATTGTATAAATATCGCATTTCTCTACAATATTGCTGCTTAATAGGTCGCGGATTGTACCGTCATTACCGGAAGATTAACGATAACAAAGACGAATATATCTATGATGCATTTGTGGCACATAGCCAAGAAGACTATATATGGGTTTACGGACCATTTCGTACatttttagaaatagaaaaaaactttaaacttGCTTTACATGACAGAGATTTTGTTCCTGGTAAATTCATTGCAGACAACATCATAGATACAATTAAGGTTAGCAGAAAAATTGTTTTCGTTGTATCCAGATCTTTCCTCGATAGTGAATGGTGCCAATATGAACTTGATATGGCGAGAATGCACATGTTCCAACAAAACAGAGAAATGCTTATCGTAATTCTATTGGAAGATATACCAAATGGTAAAATACCAAGCCGTTTAAAACAGATATGGGAGAAAATAACATGTCTTGAAACCGATGAAAAGACCAGAAATGATCAGGTACCGAACGGTGATAATATATTTTGGAAGAGATTGCATTTAGCTATAAAACCTTGATGTTTTCCAAGCAATATTTTTAATTCATCTCTAAATAAAATGGGACAAGTAATTGTTAAACTCGGTCTTAATGAAATCAAGCAGAAATAGTCAAAAAGATACCCTAATCCATTGGTTGAATGTTGTTTAGGGCCTCTTTAATCAGACAGTGAAACACAAGACGTCATTCATTCGCCTACACGGGTTGTAAAATAAACAACGCACATACGTTCGGTAGAAATTTGATtgtaaaatctgttttatattgtaggagTTTACGGCATCTAAAATGCTCGTATCGTAATGTCTTATAAGTTTTGTGAAGGAATAAAACTTACAATGCTTGTAACTACGACAAAAATAATCACGTCCGTCAATTCTGATAGCTGCTCTCTATCTTAGCATTGGTAGcaataataaataatacataGTTGAAAATTTAACGTTTATTACCTTGAATAGTTGTACAATAACTGATATttgataacatacatgtacaatatgtGCCAATGTATTTTCAATAACAATTATACAACATAAATGGCGGAGCAAATGGAACCACGTGACTGTTTGGAccatttgtagttttttttttctttatctctTTCCTATTTCGTCAGATGATTATTGTGACCTTAGTTTGTGTGGTTAGTTGCACTgaccaaaaatgtaaaaaaaaaaaaactccgaggaaaattaaaaaacagaaagtcccaaaacaaatggcaaaataaaatccCTAAATTCAAAAAACAAATGGCTAATAATATATTTGTAATACCGGGtaatagttttgttattttctttacatatattttttcttcgttttctGTACGAAACATCATTCAATTTCATCagtatttttttaagtttactGACCTGTAGTAACATTTCTTCCATAAATAATTTACTTTACCAAAACAGATTCCGTATACATTATGATTATATATGTTTTCACAACTCAAAATATCGCTACTAACATTTGAATCCAACATTTCAAAAATCTACAGAATAACTTCAGAGCTTCATCGGACCTAGTATTTTGTGATTGTCTATGCACAACCAATAAAGCCGCATTTTATTTATTGTCGTAAACTGGTGATTTTGTTGTAGAGTAACTTGTAATCGACATTAATATCAAGTAAAAACAACTTTGAAAAGAGGTTGTATCGAAATACTAACAAGGTGTGTCATTCGTCTTatgtatttacaatttattttaatttcataatatCAAGATTTCAAGGTTTTCTTATAAAGGGTAACTGTCTGTAATAAAATGAATCAAATGGCAACGGACTTAATGTCTTGTTATGAATATATTCTTCTAAACAGTCCAAAGCCAAGTATTGATAATCCGGGTAAAATTTATTGGCAAAAAGTTCTTTTCTCGAAATAAGTTCGTTCAAATCACCCACTCCATAAATGCAAATGTACCGAACAATCTTACCACGGCATCGGTCTCTTGGTGGCCATGAGGCATAAACGGCAAGCCATGGCTTCTTTTCTGGATTGCCTGTTAAcaaaaagtcataatttattgtttttctaacGCTTTTTATTCCTTAACCTATTTTCctttgtattgttttatgttcAAGTGCTGAAGTCTgaatttataaagccaaattaCAAATATTCGTTACACACCTAACGACAAATGTATGTGTTATCGCAAAGGTAAGGTTAAGAGAAGGTTTCAAAAACTCATtgaaaatatatcatgtatatatttctttatgtTTATCTACCAAATAGGCATAATAGCTATTAGTATTATTAGTTTGTTTTGAATCACGTGTTAGACGCTAAGTAGTGGAACCTAAAGCGCGATTatagaaaaattgaataaaacaaataaaaggcaacagtagattaTGCatgttcaaatttcaaaaaaccATAGaacataaaaaccaaagaaacaaCTGTAAAAGGTGTCCTTGGGACCCCAATAATGTCCCgcttgtatttaatgttaataaaagtacacaacctgatatttgttttgtggtaatgaatattgtatataagtttcataacatttggtcgTGGAAAACTAAAATGAAAGAACGACAACTAATTTTAGGACGTATAAAGCACAGACAAGGGTAACATTCAATACGTTCTCCACATCGGCCGGGGCGTACAAACCAAAATCTCCTTAACACCAAAACAAAAACATCGAGACTGGGAGATTCGACATGATATGTATTTCCTGCAAGGCCTGCATCACCTGCACGCTTGGGCCATTTTTACTATAAAAGCAAAAGCCATACTTTTCTGTAGCAACAAATACACCATCCTTGTCCTTGTATAATGGGAGAGAACGTCACTTATGGTTTTATAACTTTTGTCTAATCCCTGTCTCCTCTTTTGGGACAAAATGTTTAAACTTGTCATGCGCAATAGTTAAGATGAGTGTCTGATTTTGAGCAAAAGTATTAACCGATTAAGAATAATTTCGGTAGGCATGGTTTTGATACTGAACGAGTATGTTGTTAAATCTTCCgttgttttaatttgaatgatGGTATATGTTCCGTATTTCCTATTAAACTCTTACTACTACAAATAATGCAACTGGGTGGTAATAGTGTTAATAGTAATTTGCAGTCTGATACCAGATAACTATATGTGtactaaaatgtatttttttttttatttcttcaaaaaatcgcaataatttctgaattaacagtactATTATAAGTATTTTATTTATAGTCTCTAAaccattgattattttttttttcattattattcttgTTAAATCTGTTTTTTATTAGTTagttagcaagctataaagggcctcacaCATcacaaattactagtgttaaaccgtTTAAACGGGAAACACAACGGTCTGATCTTTATAAAAAACgagaaccacataaacaaacgacaaccactgaatatcagattcctgacttaggacaggtacaaacaattgcagcggaattaaacgttttaattgtaccaaaccttctcccttttctgataTGATTTCATATGAACCTAGTTACTAATTTTCGGATACTCATATCAGCCCCTAGATATGCCCAGATCAATGTGGCTGCTTTAGTCTACTACATTTAATATTTGGAAAGTACTACCATATTTGTTATCTCACCTTTAAAGCGCCCAGGAGCTTTCAGTACCTCGTTGTGATTCAATGTAGCCCAGTAATATTCATCTGGACTTCTAAAGTCCTCCATATACTTCAAAACGGCTTTAGGTTTTTCGTCAAATATCACATATTTGACAAATTCACGACTGAAAATACCATATGCACTGCCTTTAACAATATTTGCATTGTATGGCAATTTTTCTTTCTTTAGACCTATGCGCTTCAAAGTATGattgatatatttataactgTATTTAAAGCGATTGGATAGTAGCCTGGGTCTGTTTGTAATTCCTTCAATGTCATTTGCACCgttgtaaattttcagtatttttaccatttctaaatttgttttcaaaggaAATTGTTGATGAggtaaattaatgaaatatttccatttgtttgattttgataaGAGATCAGTCATACAATAAATATCTGCTCTCAGCCTCGATACATGGTCATAAATCACGTCTACGGTCtttgaaacaatgaaaacatTGCTTAAACAATTAGCTATCTTCCTCAATGATTTGTTCAATTCTTCTGAAGAACTGTTGTCTATGTGGATACAATAGAAATTATGGGGACGATAGATTGATCGAAGCAAACGTTCAGTTTGATCAACATCTTTAAATGTCAAAATACTAAATGCTATCGGAAACTCTCTCTCTTCTTCCATCACTGTGTAGGCATTGTAGCCAAAACGATTTGCGAAATTATTACAGTTATTAGTAATAGTAATATAGTCATCTTCCGTAATTCTCTTTGGCTGATTTAATTTCATATATCTATTGGCTTTTGCTATTTCTTCTTCGTCGCCTTCAATGATTTTACGACAATTAACTTTCCTGTTTATTTGCAAAAATGGCGGGAATTTATATTCTGCCGTGTGCGTATCCAAACGAGTTATACTAACATGCGTTTGTCTCGTGTATGTTTCCATAGTATGTTCATTGACtcttttgactttttttattctAATACTAGTGTACTTTTTTTCCGAAAGAAAAAGTTTCTGAATTGCTCTATGGAAACTAAAGAACACAGTTATGCAAATTACGAATAGAAGCCTTCTTTTGTTCCTCATAATTATGTCAATAGTGTTGCCCAGTACTGACAAGTTGCATCAATATTTTGGCAATGTTCttgaaaactatataaaaaagtgAACAAATAGAAAGTATAAACAGCAAAAAGTTATATAAAAGATAAACTCTACAATTAAGTGTGAATGGTCTCTAAATTATTGGCGCTCTTTACAAACTGACGTACAAGAATAACCGTTGTCAGTTGACTCTTCATCTCAGTAAATATCCAGTTATAAATAGtaacaacactttataaatttcatgatccgaaataaactcatcatagaaaccaggattgaaaAGATACGGTAAGTATAtgccggtgaccccattttttattttatttttctaataagtatatatgataaagttcatttattgaaagaaaatagagaaatcctatattaaacaAATGGATTTATAACCTCGAGCCCACTTAACACAAAATAAAGGATCCGCgaaaataatttggtttacaGTAATTGAATGTCCTTGATTACATTTAAATGCTCAAAAAGGTTGTATTTGAAAACAGATTAATAAATTTCTGCTGAACTATAATTTAGTTCAATCAACAAAGGTTATCAATAAGATGTTTGCTATAGCAACACAAATGTGACATTTTTGACTTTTTACCCCTGAAATTTGACCACGTTATCCAGATAAATATCCCCAAAAAGTAATAACTTTTGAATGACTTTGATGGGAAAAATATTGTAATTGAATACATGTCTCAAGTATCAAAATGCAAGGTTAGTGATTTAGATTTTAGTTTACTTGAGATCGCAGAATTAACGATGTCTGTTTAAAAGAgggccgaaagataccagagggacagtcaaaatccgaaaataaactgacaacgccatggctaaaaatgaaaaggacaaacaaacaaacaatagtacacacgacacaacatagaaaactaaagaataaacaacacgaacccaatcaaACACTAgcggtgatctcatgtgctccggaagggtaagcagatcctgctccacatgtggcacccgtcgtgttgcttatgagatatgAAAAGATTTAAAATGCATGTTGGTCAttttacacattatttttttggaattttgggtcctctatgctcttcaactttatttttctttggctttttcactattttgatttaagcgtcactgatgagtcttatacagacaaaacgtgcgtctggcgtatcaaattataagcctggtatctttgataactaataaaTTCTTCCTCTGATCATGCACAATTATTACACAAAATAAAAGAactaattacaaaaaaatattggatATTTCAACAAACAACCCGCCCCAACCCAACCAAACCCAATCACCACCAACAACAACTAATTTCGTCCTTACCTTCTTAAAATGAAAAGGATATAACTATATTGATAGTGGTGGGAAGAAGTTAGTATATATTGTCATTATTTATTAACAGGCCTATTAATTTTCTCATTGATTTCTTTCAACTATACATAATcaatatttatgaatttaaaaaatgaattagtttatgaatttcattttttttttttcatcaatcatgtttttgagttttttttatcaatcatgttttttttagaataaagtGGGATTTTTTTCAAAGCAGTTTTAGATTGTTTGGAAAttatctgtgttttttttaattgtgattggatattaatatatataaaggtgtcgaCCTCAAGTAAAATAACGAACTTactttgtaattaaaaatattacctgaataataaattaaaactaaAAGGTCGCCACACTGAAATTGTGATGGACAGAAAGACCTTTAAACGCAGGCCTTACATATCCGGATATTTCCTTACAACATTTAATCTTTAAACGCAGGCCCTACCTATAATGCTATATCCTTACAATCCTTTAACCTTTAAACGCAGGCCCTACCTATAATGATATATCCTTACAATCCTTTAACCTTTAAACGCAGGCCCTACCTATAATACTTGATCCTTTCAATCCTTTAACCTTTAAACGCAGGCCCTAATTATAATTCTATATCCTTTCAATCCTTTAACCTTTAAACGCAGGCCCTACCTATAATGCTATATCCTTTCAATCCTTTAACCTTTAAACGCAGGCCCTAATTATAATGCTATATCCTTCCAATCCTTTAACCTTAAAACGCAGGCCCTAATTATAATGCTATTTCCTTTCAATCATTTAACCTTAAAACGCAGGCCCTAATTATAATACTTGATCCTTCCAATCCTTTAACCTTTAAACGCAGGTCCTAATTATAATGCTATATCCTTCCAATCCTTTAACCTTAAAACGCAGGTCCTACCTATAATACTTGATCCTTACAATCCTTTAACCTTTAAACGCAGGCCCTAATTATAATGCTATATCCTTACAATCCTTTAACCTTTAAACGCAGGTCCTACCTATAATGCTATATCCTTCCAATCCTTCATTTAAGTATCGTTATACTTCTGTCATGTTCCTGTTTTTAAAcaagtagaatgaaattcaaaacagtgtggctgtggccattgattgacacattaaattcatccattgactgggacaatttacgtgaacgtttgtctgtaatgaccactgttcacgacgtacctacgatagacatttaaactgtggggtcaccaaaggtttcttaacgcctttaattataaaataattcgaaaaattaatcaggaataacctttatgttttgatttatataattgttataaatcaaaacatcgtgttatttctgattaaattttcgaattactttattaaggtgttgagaacctttggtgaccccatagtttaagtgtctttaaaaagtacacagtgagcagcgatcgttacatacaaacgttcacctaaattgtcccagtcaatggatgaatttaatgtgtcaatcaatggccacagccacactgttttgaatttcattctataactaacattttttttatatatttctcaaTAAATCGATCtattctacaaggcattgatgaagaTTTTTGATAAATCAGAGTATACTTATTTGTATCACtgcaatataatagttattaagCTAAtgttgaattccct contains:
- the LOC139488580 gene encoding beta-1,3-galactosyl-O-glycosyl-glycoprotein beta-1,6-N-acetylglucosaminyltransferase-like, which produces MRNKRRLLFVICITVFFSFHRAIQKLFLSEKKYTSIRIKKVKRVNEHTMETYTRQTHVSITRLDTHTAEYKFPPFLQINRKVNCRKIIEGDEEEIAKANRYMKLNQPKRITEDDYITITNNCNNFANRFGYNAYTVMEEEREFPIAFSILTFKDVDQTERLLRSIYRPHNFYCIHIDNSSSEELNKSLRKIANCLSNVFIVSKTVDVIYDHVSRLRADIYCMTDLLSKSNKWKYFINLPHQQFPLKTNLEMVKILKIYNGANDIEGITNRPRLLSNRFKYSYKYINHTLKRIGLKKEKLPYNANIVKGSAYGIFSREFVKYVIFDEKPKAVLKYMEDFRSPDEYYWATLNHNEVLKAPGRFKGNPEKKPWLAVYASWPPRDRCRGKIVRYICIYGVGDLNELISRKELFANKFYPDYQYLALDCLEEYIHNKTLSPLPFDSFYYRQLPFIRKP
- the LOC139488579 gene encoding toll-like receptor 4, with the protein product MDLQRVTCVLLMLFIFHYTNGFVYSTLCKVSTFNGYVTCDCSSLGLEIIPSDCPSNTSYINLSDNSLTELKPCAFCQYPDVKKLNLDNCPIFRITNTSFAQLESLRVLLFRHNSLVSFKSNVFECLSNLRVLKISHELLASYPVEFWSDLSKISHLYTYDGPKDERFGKFLSAMKSLIYYNHGIGGCELQKIHNNTFESLGNTSLKALELGCSARYVELNAFEPVKYLSNLSLANQRYMKMSNVFPALHVFKDKSMDTLDLSQTFRYFGEFVFTANVSSFIGDICVKSLSMRGNNLIRIEGAAIANVKNKSCLQEIDLSLNRFNFNSVYSLLYTMTFVNLKRAYLAYANLCSPFQILVRKYMYQNITIPLPPSIEFINASNIKMLDVRTPQIVQFLHAEHLEVIDLADTTFDDCNFTIYGLNHLKVLNMSGQNCSILNYELLGSCSRLEFLVMKHSKLGLGLESDTRGTFMYSLRSLKYLDLSANDMYKPFIPQMFVHQSTTLTSLLLNDNSFKNIPVSITMLRKLRTLSLKNNKINWLSQYETDNLEKLNIRISPHNLKLALKGNPIVCNCESLNFIQWIYTTKVNVDLKGNYSCLYTDGSFQTTFEIFENMNQLRKQCVSTVWLVLSVTLSTVLIFTFIISSLLYKYRISLQYCCLIGRGLYRHYRKINDNKDEYIYDAFVAHSQEDYIWVYGPFRTFLEIEKNFKLALHDRDFVPGKFIADNIIDTIKVSRKIVFVVSRSFLDSEWCQYELDMARMHMFQQNREMLIVILLEDIPNGKIPSRLKQIWEKITCLETDEKTRNDQVPNGDNIFWKRLHLAIKP